Proteins encoded together in one Candidatus Xianfuyuplasma coldseepsis window:
- the rpmA gene encoding 50S ribosomal protein L27 encodes MLFEINIQKCMASKKGVGSTKNGRDSESKRLGAKLSDGQFCTAGSIIYRQRGTKVHPGNNVGIGGDDTLFAKVDGYVKFERVGKDRKQASVYPE; translated from the coding sequence ATGTTATTCGAAATTAATATTCAGAAATGTATGGCTTCGAAAAAAGGTGTTGGATCAACCAAAAATGGTCGTGACAGCGAATCAAAACGCCTTGGAGCGAAATTATCAGACGGTCAATTCTGTACAGCTGGTTCTATCATTTATCGTCAACGGGGAACCAAAGTTCATCCCGGAAACAACGTTGGAATCGGTGGCGATGACACGTTATTCGCGAAAGTAGACGGATACGTCAAGTTCGAACGCGTTGGTAAAGATCGTAAACAAGCTTCAGTATACCCTGAATAA
- a CDS encoding DsrE family protein has protein sequence MKTLLIVWKSNNDIDIHNFVIPYAYNAKRHQWFDHVQVLIWGASQEVVAATPLIQQRVMNLIKNGVEVLACKMCATNIGAAETLESLGVDVRYTGDFLSEQLQNPDCEVLTI, from the coding sequence ATGAAGACATTATTAATCGTATGGAAAAGTAACAATGATATTGACATTCATAATTTTGTCATTCCTTATGCATACAATGCGAAACGGCATCAATGGTTTGATCATGTCCAAGTATTAATCTGGGGTGCGAGCCAAGAAGTTGTTGCTGCGACACCACTGATTCAGCAACGCGTGATGAACTTAATCAAGAATGGTGTCGAGGTATTGGCGTGTAAAATGTGCGCGACCAATATTGGTGCAGCAGAAACATTGGAATCACTTGGTGTCGATGTTCGATATACCGGGGACTTCCTCAGTGAGCAACTTCAAAATCCAGACTGTGAGGTACTTACAATCTAA
- a CDS encoding GNAT family N-acetyltransferase: MIRNATLDDLDRIDEMAVYTIHDMALSNIPQWTITYPRKEHYQKDVENKQLFVCEIDGVIRGAIVICPEEDPPYETIDGWFTAHGDSLVIHRAIVDPFYRNHGVAQEMLDYAIMLGHQQGYQSIKIDTHHDNYKMRQFLEKNQFNYIGYLAIINREAYERLLEDTDEDIINRMEK; this comes from the coding sequence ATGATTCGAAACGCAACGTTGGATGATCTTGATCGCATTGATGAAATGGCGGTATATACCATTCATGACATGGCTTTATCCAATATCCCGCAATGGACCATTACCTATCCTCGCAAAGAGCATTATCAAAAAGACGTGGAAAACAAGCAATTGTTTGTGTGCGAAATAGATGGTGTGATCCGCGGTGCGATTGTGATTTGTCCTGAAGAAGATCCGCCCTATGAAACGATTGATGGCTGGTTTACTGCCCACGGTGATAGTTTGGTGATTCATCGTGCCATCGTCGATCCGTTTTACCGCAATCATGGTGTCGCCCAAGAAATGTTGGATTACGCAATCATGTTGGGCCACCAACAAGGATATCAATCGATTAAGATTGATACGCATCATGACAACTATAAAATGCGACAATTTTTAGAGAAAAATCAATTTAACTATATTGGTTATTTAGCAATTATCAATCGTGAAGCTTATGAACGCTTACTGGAGGATACGGATGAAGACATTATTAATCGTATGGAAAAGTAA
- a CDS encoding AAA family ATPase, with protein sequence MKRIVILGPSGTGKTTLGRRLGEKLHYPILHLDTVYWLQDWEHIDKPAFHQYMVDYMRKHDTWVIDGNYSNNKHFALRLRMADTIILLDYGTAASLKGIHERAAKYKHQVRSDMAEGCVEGVDQVFLQYTAFYSKFRLKWLKAIIRKYKNSSTILIFKSRQELHQWFDQL encoded by the coding sequence ATGAAACGAATTGTGATCCTCGGTCCAAGTGGAACTGGGAAGACGACGCTTGGTCGTCGTTTAGGAGAAAAGTTACACTATCCAATCTTGCATCTTGATACCGTATATTGGTTACAAGATTGGGAACACATAGATAAACCAGCTTTCCATCAATACATGGTGGATTACATGCGCAAGCATGACACGTGGGTCATCGATGGAAATTACAGCAACAACAAACATTTTGCACTACGATTACGGATGGCCGATACCATCATTCTTCTCGATTATGGAACAGCAGCTTCCTTAAAAGGAATTCATGAACGTGCCGCGAAATATAAACACCAAGTGCGGAGCGATATGGCTGAAGGTTGTGTCGAAGGTGTTGATCAAGTATTCTTGCAATACACGGCATTCTACTCAAAATTCCGATTAAAGTGGTTAAAAGCAATCATCCGTAAATATAAAAACAGCAGTACAATTTTAATTTTCAAATCGCGACAAGAATTACATCAATGGTTTGATCAATTATAG